A single genomic interval of Odontesthes bonariensis isolate fOdoBon6 chromosome 3, fOdoBon6.hap1, whole genome shotgun sequence harbors:
- the znf831 gene encoding zinc finger protein 831 has protein sequence METGKLGLASVPVHISSVAAQAEKRMDIQAPLTAVYIHTVPALPAQSYPQPPAAAQKPATLHLAMPPLYSKETLPILTLHIAGGLQSQPGLSLTPAAPAAKPKSAGKHVCPHCGRDCMKPSVLEKHLRCHTGERPYPCTTCGVSFKTQSNLYKHRRTQAHARLSSESEHSSVDSMSSSRDTCTSSLSLDDRSEELGSMEKKARLPESTTPASTTKTYSVQTHGSFSEQKELSSTIHITETNGSEKVTKEEDKQMVETATSPLTVSRHLPLQRQEAMLFSKHWENSVSRGKSQSHESTDSGFSESSDHYPSPSSVLPEHSMDSLTETNKEYLEKMTSTHTSSERCHSGQEPKETVREQEQKLLEERITKLISENTAVVEDKQLENVRPRKTVLSKQGSIDLPMPYTYKDSFHFDMKINPTQSIGLQRHSKPGLYNSVPTQQSSTMERAPLTRSNSLPFSVTLLQPEKSSPTSYKSDYVTLVRRGSSGQINPTSFAMRPVSQHSSTHRPLVRQTAVDCNHATDGLFTNSSVEEACAGSLSFDGDGGDICEEPNSRKFRRKKPQKLSYKWYMYRGGTFKRFYNEKIGDSNTFKGRKCSTSPEVAQGPQKTVSVVPKKTVTTTGSTINFTKSSVVVGHPSDSLQDLNPQSSHLNSSVKAPARKNVSLSVLPLPTTGSLVSCKTECVSRTEAGRLVHFEKYTDSTSQLCEAHIPSDRKKQRTDDKITPPLETLTDPNTLTHPPPSVTGTLPPQDTNLTFVSPQNNPKHTELKGALFLPSKLTANVLSVSSPPTTSIPSAAKNSFLPKYQLKLPNAPEPDSKDSQRFVDQPKVSDDCPPTPALLSIPTDQTLLAKNFGNAIVSSLMETCATQDQLVLPCAVKTLCQSGTSKLRQSLASSLAVVHRQFAAPTKTTSCLQDYQTGLCSTLMHPFKSAANSMLLQLPGSLAPAAANGSLTTVSNQTSATIALTQSHSHLSPNPPLHHMQLSTASGSTNPGNGAHVGSNTPIVPCPIIPFDQPAKKVFHVHTADLQICLQIISDEQLALLAPQIEHPSSTVLSQRCEIEGISPEVAQKKAQSVKVGNSSEGGYNKQPGNQRKTDERKSLPTLNTERNTPPLSVQFVKGEPAPHLSEHSTTTQAAASAGSNSPHPHKYGHINRVPQPQSSAGNVMSTAASLRSINSGESQTAETETALSWSRCAEEQFFPDRRISQDGTVSQTLSGQHKLSVTSLSTRTVNQNDMKSEQLGKESQHKLQTQNQGASCNANTLISSRSPSVEYLCQANTAACVDGSVNKCKAPRQLNTHRSIYCGHQEEPTLSQSQNLSKYTKMQCNRVGPSNKFSPSLEMTSRESQDVTSSENPEKHAGQSTSLFSDIRLERLKDSPVGCTTIQGPTTGLLEGASLVECGAQKDLQTLDHARTPVQPESTDRRSKESLGEAETHHQSWEERRGGGVTGEDKNRTIKSDKVTESHCRYIVTKSEGEDTKVQVDSFKNSCLSEQHHQYFSQTQSGMSECPPPTSKEAPNTSNILDFPPSSIHTSLFNSPPLEMNQFYLSQQNWGSSIIYNPQTRVLHESNTSQRIIAQAHLSETENIFSRTELCLQQTHSFTHEHQKQTSISLSAQQENATAGNNTAVSSSDILTSGSRKNPSLSPDFVTLSSTHPSRVSQFCRTTTGLTGDIQMSQNYQNTGSPSKPFTYLKTEEKQDSIDMAPNDYTCQSSNSGRPDITSKYQSVFMAGSLSGHQPTECLISGVRPVQSCYTEDTSSSDDEGKLIIEL, from the exons ATGGAGACTGGCAAGCTGGGATTGGCAAGTGTTCCAGTACACATCAGCTCTGTTGCAGCACAGGCAGAGAAAAGGATGGACATCCAGGCCCCCCTAACGGCTGTTTACATCCACACAGTGCCTGCTTTACCAGCGCAGTCCTACCCAcagcctcctgctgctgcccagAAGCCAGCCACGCTCCATCTGGCCATGCCACCGCTCTACTCCAAGGAGACGCTCCCCATTCTGACTCTGCATATTGCTGGTGGGCTGCAGTCTCAGCCGGGACTGAGTCTGACACCTGCTGCTCCTGCAGCGAAACCCAAATCTGCGGGAAAGCACGTGTGTCCTCATTGCGGACGGGACTGTATGAAGCCTAGTGTGCTCGAGAAACATCTCCGTTGCCACACCGGGGAGCGGCCATACCCCTGCACCACTTGTGGAGTTTCTTTTAAAACTCAGAGCAACCTCTAcaaacacagacgcacacagGCACATGCCCGTCtctcatctgagtcagaacACAGCAGCGTGGACAGCATGTCCAGCTCAAGAGACACCTGCACCTCCAGTTTATCTCTGGATGATCGTAGTGAAGAGTTGGGCAGCATGGAGAAAAAAGCCAGACTACCTGAGAGCACCACTCCAGCCAGTACCACAAAGACCTATTCTGTACAGACACATGGTTCTTTCAGTGAACAGAAAGAGCTGAGCTCCACCATTCACATTACAGAAACAAATGGGAGTGAAAAGGTAACAAAGGAAGAGGATAAACAGATGGTGGAAACTGCAACATCACCTTTGACTGTTAGTCGACATCTTCCCCTTCAGAGACAAGAAGCCATGCTGTTCTCCAAGCATTGGGAGAACTCTGTGTCTAGAGGAAAATCGCAGAGTCACGAGAGCACAGACTCCGGTTTTAGTGAGAGTAGTGATCACTATCCAAGTCCCAGCAGTGTTTTACCTGAACATAGTATGGATTCCCTCACTGAAACGAACAAGGAATATCTTGAAAAAATgaccagcacacacacatcttcAGAAAGATGCCACAGTGGACAGGAGCCCAAAGAGACAGTAAgagagcaggagcagaagctgctggaggagcGAATAACAAAGCTGATTTCAGAGAACACAGCAGTTGTTGAGGACAAACAACTTGAGAACGTGAGGCCACGGAAGACAGTTCTGTCAAAGCAGGGTAGCATTGACCTTCCCATGCCATACACCTACAAGGACTCCTTTCACTTTGACATGAAGATCAATCCAACTCAGAGTATTGGTTTACAAAGACACAGCAAGCCCGGATTGTATAATTCTGTGCCCACTCAGCAATCCTCCACAATGGAGCGTGCCCCCTTAACCCGCAGCAATTCCCTCCCCTTCAGTGTTACCCTTCTGCAGCCCGAGAAAAGCAGCCCAACTTCTTATAAGAGCGATTATGTAACACTCGTCCGGAGGGGAAGCTCTGGCCAGATCAACCCAACGAGTTTTGCAATGAGGCCTGTTAGTCAGCACTCATCTACCCACCGCCCACTTGTCCGGCAGACTGCTGTAGACTGCAACCACGCAACAGACGGTCTTTTCACAAATTCATCTGTGGAAGAGGCGTGCGCTGGCAGTCTCAGCTTCGACGGAGACGGAGGTGACATTTGTGAAGAGCCAAACAGCAGAAAGTTCCGGAGGAAGAAACCACAAAAGCTTTCTTACAAGTGGTACATGTACAGGGGAGGGACGTTTAAAAGGTTCTACAATGAAAAAATTGGTGACAGCAACACTTTTAAAGGCAGGAAATGTTCAACGAGCCCAGAGGTTGCTCAGGGTCCACAAAAAACAGTGTCAGTGGTTCCTAAGAAGACAGTAACAACAACAGGCTCAACGATAAACTTCACAAAGAGCAGTGTGGTGGTGGGCCATCCTTCTGACAGTCTACAGGATTTGAATCCTCAAAGCAGTCATCTTAACAGCTCCGTCAAAGCTCCAGCTAGGAAAAATGTATCACTATCAGTATTGCCATTGCCTACTACTGGATCACTGGTTAGCTGCAAAACAGAGTGTGTTAGCAGAACAGAGGCTGGGAGACTggttcattttgaaaaatatactGACTCCACATCGCAACTCTGTGAAGCCCATATTCCCTCTGACAGGAAAAAGCAAAGAACTGATGACAAAATAACCCCCCCCCTGGAGACGTTAACTGACCCAAACACACTGACTCATCCCCCTCCCTCTGTGACTGGTACTTTACCTCCACAGGATACAAATCTCACGTTTGTAAGCCCTCAAAACAATCCTAAACATACTGAGCTCAAAGGAGCTCTCTTTTTGCCAAGCAAACTCACTGCAAATGTGCTGTCGGTTAGCAGCCCACCGACCACTTCCATCCCCTCTGCTGCCAAGAACAGCTTCCTGCCTAAATACCAGCTCAAGTTACCGAATGCTCCTGAACCTGATTCCAAAGATTCACAGCGATTTGTGGATCAACCCAAAGTAAGTGATGACTGTCCTCCCACTCCTGCTCTCTTATCTATTCCCACTGACCAAACTTTACTTGCAAAGAATTTTGGAAATGCCATTGTTTCATCCTTGATGGAAACTTGTGCCACACAAGACCAGCTTGTCTTGCCTTGCGCAGTCAAAACTCTTTGTCAGAGTGGAACATCAAAACTTCGTCAAAGTTTAGCATCTAGTCTAGCTGTGGTGCACAGGCAATTTGCAGCACCCACAAAAACCACAAGCTGCCTTCAAGATTATCAGACAGGATTATGCAGCACTTTGATGCATCCTTTCAAATCTGCAGCTAACTCAATGCTTTTACAGTTACCCGGATCTCTTGCACCTGCAGCTGCGAACGGATCTTTAACCACAGTGAGCAATCAGACATCTGCTACCATAGCTCTCACACAATCTCATTCTCATCTCAGCCCTAACCCTCCACTGCACCACATGCAACTCTCAACAGCCTCAGGCTCGACAAACCCTGGAAACGGAGCACATGTTGGCTCAAACACCCCGATTGTGCCTTGTCCGATTATACCATTTGACCAGCCAGCTAAGAAGGTATTTCATGTGCACACAGCAGACCTCCAGATCTGCCTCCAGATCATATCTGATGAGCAGCTGGCCCTTCTTGCACCTCAAATTGAGCATCCATCAAGTACTGTCCTGTCTCAAAGATGTGAAATTGAAGGAATATCCCCGGAAGTTGCCCAGAAGAAAGCTCAAAGTGTCAAAGTGGGAAATAGCAGTGAAGGAGGGTACAACAAACAGCCAGGAAATCAAAGGAAGACTGATGAGAGAAAGTCTTTGCCAACGCTCAACACAGAGAGAAATACACCTCCACTCTCTGTACAGTTTGTGAAAGGGGAGCCAGCTCCCCACCTGTCTGAACACAGCACTACCACTCAGGCTGCAGCATCAGCTGGATCTAACTCTCCACACCCACACAAGTACGGTCATATAAACAGGGTCCCACAACCCCAGAGCTCTGCAGGCAATGTTATGTCAACTGCTGCTTCACTTAGAAGTATAAACTCAGGAGAGAGCCAAACTGCagagactgaaacagctctctCTTGGAGCCGCTGTGCTGAGGAGCAGTTTTTTCCAGACAGGAGGATCAGCCAAGATGGAACAGTCTCACAAACACTTTCTGGCCAACACAAGCTCAGTGTGACCTCTCTTTCCACCAGAACAGTAAATCAGAACGACATGAAAAGTGAACAACTGGGTAAAGAAAGCCAACACAAACTTCAAACACAAAATCAAGGAGCCTCATGTAATGCAAACACACTGATAAGCAGTAGGTCACCAAGTGTGGAATACCTTTGTCAGGCCAACACTGCTGCATGCGTTGATGGGTCAGTCAATAAGTGCAAAGCTCCAAGACAGCTGAACACACACAGATCTATCTACTGTGGTCATCAAGAAGAACCTACATTAAGTCAGAGTCAGAATTTATCCAAATATACAAAGATGCAATGTAACAGAGTGGGACCTTCAAACAAATTCTCCCCCTCTTTGGAAATGACTTCACGTGAATCGCAGGATGTAACCAGCTCAGAGAATCCAGAAAAACACGCCGGTCAGTCTACCTCTCTGTTTTCTGACATCCGGTTGGAAAGACTCAAAGACAGTCCAGTTGGGTGCACAACCATTCAGGGCCCAACTACAG GGCTTCTGGAGGGAGCCTCCCTGGTGGAATGTGGAGCCCAGAAGGATCTGCAGACACTGGACCATGCAAGGACTCCTGTGCAGCCAGAGAGCACAGACCGGAGATCAAAAGAGAGCCTAGGGGAGGCAGAGACGCACCACCAGAGCTGGGAGGAACGGAGAGGTGGGGGGGTGACTGGAGAGGACAAGAACAGAACAATCAAGTCAGACAAAGTAACAGAGTCTCACTGCAGATACATTGTGACTAAGTCAGAG GGAGAAGACACAAAGGTCCAGGTGGATTCCTTTAAAAACTCCTGTCTGTCTGAACAGCATCATCAGTATTTTTCCCAGACACAGTCAGGAATGTCTGAGTGCCCTCCACCAACTTCTAAGGAAGCTCCAAACACATCAAATATCCTTGATTTCCCGCCCAGCAGCATTCATACTAGCCTATTCAATTCACCGCCTCTAGAAATGAACCAGTTCTATCTCTCGCAACAGAACTGGGGGAGCAGCATCATCTATAACCCACAAACACGGGTCTTACATGAATCCAATACAAGCCAACGCATAATAGCACAGGCTCATTTATCAGAAACCGAAAATATTTTCTCAAGAACTGAGTTGTGTCTTCAACaaactcattcattcacacatgaacaccaaAAGCAAACCAGCATCAGTCTTTCAGCTCAGCAAGAAAATGCCACGGCAGGTAACAACACAGCTGTAAGCTCCAGTGATATTTTAACTTCAGGAAGTCGCAAAAACCCAAGTCTCTCACCTGATTTTGTAACATTATCATCCACACACCCCAGCAGAGTTTCTCAGTTCTGCAGAACTACTACTGGATTGACAGGAGACATACAAATGTCACAGAACTACCAGAACACTGGGTCTCCATCAAAGCCGTTTACATATCTGAAAACTGAGGAGAAACAAGACTCTATAGATATGGCACCAAATGACTACACGTGTCAGAGCAGTAATTCTGGGAGACCTGACATTACCAGCAAATACCAGTCCGTTTTTATGGCTGGGTCGCTATCTGGCCACCAACCTACTGAGTGTCTTATCAGTGGAGTGAGGCCTGTGCAGAGCTGTTACACAGAAGACACCAGCAGCAGTGATGATGAGGGAAAGCTTATCATCGAGCTTTAA
- the cstf1 gene encoding cleavage stimulation factor subunit 1: protein MYRPKLTLKDRQHLYKLIISQLLYDGYTNIANSLINEVKPQNVVSPSEQLMQLTKMGMENDDTTVQYAIGRSDTVAPGVGIDLEFDADVQTMSPEASEYETCYVTSHKGPCRVATYSRDGQLIATGSADASIKILDTERMLAKSAMPIEVMMNETAQQNMENHPVIRTLYDHVDEVTCLAFHPSEQILASGSRDYTLKLFDYSKPSAKRAFKYIQEAEMLRSISFHPSGDFLLVGTQHPTLRLYDVNTFQCFVSCNPLDQHTDTISGVGYNPTANSYVTCSKDGSIKLWDGVSNRCVTTFDKAHDGAEVCSAIFSKNSKYILSSGKDSVVKLWEISTGRTLVKYTGAGLSGRQMHRTQGVFNHTEDYVLLPDERTISLCCWDSRTAERKNLLSLGHNNIVRCIVHSPTNPGFMTCSDDFRARFWYRRTTTD, encoded by the exons ATGTATCGTCCCAAACTGACTCTGAAAGACCGACAACACCTGTATAAACTCATCATAAGCCAGCTGCTCTACGATGGATACACTAACATCGCCAACAGTCTCATCAATGAGGTGAAACCACAGAATGTGGTGTCCCCCTCCGAGCAGTTGATGCAGTTGACAAAGATGG GGATGGAGAATGATGACACCACTGTTCAGTATGCTATTGGACGCTCAGATACGGTGGCGCCTGGTGTAGGCATTGATTTGGAATTTGATGCAGATGTTCAGACCATGTCTCCGGAGGCGTCGGAGTATGAGACCTGTTACGTCACATCTCATAAGGGGCCGTGCCGTGTAGCCACATACAGCCGCGATGGACAGCTTATTGCCACGGGCTCCGCTGATGCCTCAATCAAGATCCTGGACACTGAACGCATGCTAGCAAAGAGTGCAATGCCTATTGAG GTGATGATGAATGAGACTGCACAGCAAAACATGGAGAATCACCCTGTGATTCGAACACTTTACGACCATGTTGATGAAGTCACCTGCCTCGCCTTCCATCCCAGTGAACAGATTCTAGCGTCCGGCTCAAGAGATTACACCCTTAAACTTTTTGACTACTCAAAGCCATCTGCAAAACGAGCATTTAAATATATACAG GAAGCGGAAATGCTGCGGTCCATCTCGTTCCACCCATCCGGTGACTTCTTGCTGGTGGGAACTCAGCACCCCACCCTGCGTCTCTATGACGTCAACACCTTCCAGTGCTTCGTGTCTTGCAACCCTCTGGACCAGCACACAGACACCATCAGCGGTGTCGGCTACAACCCCACTGCCAACAGCTACGTCACCTGCAGCAAGGACGGCAGCATCAAATTGTGGGATGGCGTCTCCAACCGTTGTGTGACAACTTTCGATAAGGCTCATGATGGAGCTGAAGTATGCTCCGCCATCTTTTCTAAGAATTCCAAGTACATCCTGTCCAGTGGAAAAGACTCCGTGGTCAAACTTTGGGAGATCTCCACTGGGCGGACACTTGTGAAGTACACAG GAGCGGGGCTGAGTGGCCGTCAGATGCATCGCACGCAGGGCGTGTTCAACCACACGGAGGACTACGTGCTGCTGCCCGACGAGCGCACCATCAGCCTCTGCTGCTGGGACTCTCGCACGGCCGAAAGGAAAAACCTGCTGTCACTGGGTCACAATAACATTGTCCGCTGCATCGTCCACTCCCCCACGAACCCCGGCTTCATGACCTGCAGTGACGACTTCAGAGCGCGCTTCTGGTACCGCCGCACCACCACTGACTGA